A section of the Pimelobacter simplex genome encodes:
- a CDS encoding Rieske (2Fe-2S) protein encodes MGVPLLAACGGGDDGAAKDPATTPATDPPSTASSPTATATASGTPSSGGGSGGGLVAAGDVPVGGGVVVKDQELVVTQPEAGQYKAFSAICTHQGCLVSGVTDGRIQCPCHGSSFSISDGSPQGGPAQSPLSEVAVTVAGDEVTRA; translated from the coding sequence GTGGGCGTCCCGCTGCTCGCCGCCTGCGGCGGTGGCGACGACGGCGCGGCCAAGGACCCCGCGACCACGCCGGCGACCGACCCGCCGAGCACGGCGTCCTCGCCGACGGCCACCGCGACCGCCTCCGGTACGCCGAGCAGCGGTGGCGGCTCCGGCGGCGGCCTCGTGGCCGCGGGCGACGTACCGGTCGGTGGCGGAGTGGTCGTCAAGGACCAGGAGCTCGTCGTCACCCAGCCCGAGGCGGGCCAGTACAAGGCGTTCTCGGCGATCTGCACCCACCAGGGGTGCCTGGTCAGCGGCGTGACCGACGGCCGGATCCAGTGCCCGTGCCACGGCAGCTCGTTCTCGATCTCCGACGGCTCGCCCCAGGGTGGTCCGGCGCAGAGCCCGCTCTCCGAGGTCGCCGTGACGGTGGCCGGCGACGAGGTCACGCGTGCCTGA
- a CDS encoding alpha/beta hydrolase fold domain-containing protein, translated as MTAEDAAWTAIDAAAAEARSGARVVRYGDHSDHPGHPDQIAEVHGSGPAIVVLLHGGYFRPSIDRTHARGLAADLAAATGHQVWLAEYRRVPGDPEATLDDLRALDRAAGAAGDVIAWAGHSAGGTLALWRACAADLGPVPVVALAPVVDLRRAAEDRLGDGAVVDWMGGTPAEVPAHYAVADPLPRLRAGAADRPGGGVTVLHGDRDATVPVSQSTALTDPPAPGVRVEVLAGAHHFDAFDLRTAAGAALVAALRPRGSSDRRP; from the coding sequence GTGACCGCCGAGGACGCCGCCTGGACCGCGATCGACGCCGCTGCTGCCGAGGCGCGCAGCGGGGCCCGGGTCGTCCGCTACGGCGACCACTCCGACCATCCCGGGCACCCCGACCAGATCGCCGAGGTGCACGGGTCGGGCCCGGCGATCGTCGTGCTGCTGCACGGCGGCTACTTCCGGCCCTCGATCGACCGGACCCACGCCCGCGGCCTGGCTGCAGACCTCGCGGCGGCGACCGGACACCAGGTGTGGCTGGCGGAGTACCGCCGCGTCCCCGGCGACCCGGAGGCGACGCTCGACGACCTGCGCGCCCTCGACCGCGCCGCGGGCGCCGCCGGGGACGTGATCGCCTGGGCGGGTCACTCCGCGGGCGGGACGCTGGCGCTCTGGCGGGCCTGCGCGGCCGACCTCGGACCGGTCCCGGTGGTCGCGCTCGCGCCCGTCGTCGACCTGCGCCGGGCCGCGGAGGACCGCCTCGGGGACGGTGCGGTCGTCGACTGGATGGGCGGGACGCCCGCCGAGGTCCCCGCCCACTACGCCGTCGCCGACCCCCTGCCCCGGCTGCGCGCGGGCGCCGCGGACCGGCCCGGCGGCGGCGTGACGGTGCTGCACGGCGACCGGGACGCGACCGTACCGGTGAGCCAGTCGACGGCGCTCACGGATCCCCCGGCGCCCGGCGTCCGGGTCGAGGTGCTGGCCGGCGCGCACCACTTCGACGCGTTCGACCTGCGTACCGCGGCGGGCGCCGCCCTGGTCGCAGCGCTCAGGCCGCGAGGATCTTCTGACCGTCGACCGTGA
- a CDS encoding Rieske (2Fe-2S) protein → MPELRVQRRIVFSGLGALGVAVALAGCAGGDSGSSGKPKVATGDELTTTDQVPVGGGVVLTDQKVVVTQPTAGKFEAFTAVCTHQGLTVTTVADGRIQCAHHGSSYSISTGDVEGGPAPSALAKVEITVDGQKILAA, encoded by the coding sequence GTGCCTGAGCTGCGCGTCCAGCGGCGGATCGTCTTCTCCGGCCTCGGGGCCCTCGGCGTGGCCGTGGCGCTCGCCGGGTGCGCGGGCGGGGACAGCGGCAGCAGCGGCAAGCCCAAGGTCGCGACCGGCGACGAGCTGACCACCACCGACCAGGTGCCGGTGGGCGGGGGCGTCGTGCTCACCGACCAGAAGGTCGTCGTCACCCAGCCGACCGCCGGCAAGTTCGAGGCGTTCACCGCGGTGTGCACGCACCAGGGCCTGACCGTGACCACGGTGGCCGACGGCCGGATCCAGTGTGCGCACCACGGGTCGTCGTACTCGATCTCGACGGGGGACGTCGAGGGCGGACCGGCACCGTCGGCGCTGGCCAAGGTCGAGATCACGGTCGACGGTCAGAAGATCCTCGCGGCCTGA
- a CDS encoding pyridine nucleotide-disulfide oxidoreductase: MSARTRCRDAYGYDLTTGPLAAEAYVDGVRDLLRLRSGAAGRIATAIALDPTFALGHAALALLGHEMCVEVDVAARLADARLHAGRATERERSHVHAIDRHLQGDPAPLITHLAAYPRDALLLSVAMPTIAFAGVTDVPEQAWRIVEGAAPAYGDDPWIAGILAFVRQEQRRFDEAMDLSCHSLSLDPAGGHAAHARAHAHYETGDHAAGLAWMDGWILGDGAATDSLTHFSWHAALHELSIGDLGAVRTRYENQLRPQHAVGCRALVDTGALLFRWAITPDAYDVPSLDEVAAVTGRSVLEQPATAFLALHAAVVLLATDDRTGLRRLAEWSAGHTSPTHREVVAPLARALDLLAAGSSSLAADRLAALSPQVWRLGGSDAQREIVEEARIAALLRAGRYDDAREVLDARLDRRPAMRDLRWKETATAPTGMLVR, translated from the coding sequence ATGTCTGCACGCACCCGATGTCGCGACGCCTACGGATACGACCTCACCACCGGCCCCCTGGCCGCCGAGGCCTATGTCGACGGTGTGCGCGACCTGTTGCGGCTCCGCTCGGGAGCGGCCGGCCGGATCGCCACCGCGATCGCCCTCGACCCGACGTTCGCCCTCGGCCACGCGGCCCTGGCCCTGCTGGGCCACGAGATGTGCGTCGAGGTCGACGTCGCCGCCCGCCTGGCCGACGCCCGGCTCCACGCCGGCCGCGCGACCGAGCGCGAGCGCAGCCACGTCCACGCGATCGACCGGCACCTCCAGGGCGACCCCGCTCCCCTGATCACCCACCTGGCGGCGTACCCGCGGGACGCGCTGCTGCTGTCGGTCGCGATGCCGACCATCGCCTTCGCGGGCGTCACCGACGTTCCGGAGCAGGCCTGGCGGATCGTCGAGGGTGCCGCGCCGGCGTACGGCGACGACCCGTGGATCGCCGGCATCCTCGCGTTCGTGCGCCAGGAGCAGCGCCGCTTCGACGAGGCGATGGACCTCTCGTGCCACTCGCTCTCCCTCGACCCGGCCGGCGGGCACGCGGCGCACGCGCGCGCCCACGCGCACTACGAGACCGGCGACCACGCGGCCGGCCTGGCCTGGATGGACGGCTGGATCCTCGGCGACGGCGCCGCCACCGACAGCCTCACGCACTTCTCGTGGCACGCGGCGCTCCACGAGCTCTCGATCGGTGACCTCGGCGCGGTCCGGACGCGCTACGAGAACCAACTCCGGCCCCAGCACGCGGTCGGCTGCCGCGCCCTCGTGGACACCGGGGCCCTGCTGTTCCGCTGGGCGATCACCCCGGACGCGTACGACGTGCCGTCGCTCGACGAGGTCGCCGCCGTCACCGGCCGCTCGGTCCTGGAGCAGCCCGCGACGGCGTTCCTCGCGTTGCACGCGGCCGTCGTCCTGCTCGCGACCGACGACCGCACCGGCCTGCGCCGGCTCGCCGAGTGGAGCGCGGGACACACCAGCCCGACCCACCGCGAGGTCGTCGCTCCCCTGGCCCGGGCGCTCGACCTGCTCGCCGCCGGCAGCAGCTCACTGGCGGCCGACCGGCTCGCCGCGCTGAGCCCGCAGGTGTGGCGCCTCGGCGGCTCCGACGCCCAGCGCGAGATCGTCGAGGAGGCCCGGATCGCCGCCCTGCTCCGCGCCGGCCGGTACGACGACGCCCGCGAGGTGCTCGACGCCCGGCTCGACCGCCGGCCCGCGATGCGCGACCTGCGCTGGAAGGAGACCGCGACGGCGCCGACCGGCATGCTGGTGCGGTGA